A section of the Clostridium felsineum DSM 794 genome encodes:
- a CDS encoding YfhO family protein — protein MTTNKKWLKYNLMAFISISILMLISNYQILRFHIVMIADAVNGSLPIITFISDSIRHFSLPLWNPMLYYGYPEYSQLGCPNMWYPIVFLLSIFVKNSMQIVNLSYVIHRILAGYFMYSFVKYLIVEKNLKKSKDGAAFIISLICGIFYAYSGFFISNAQHDIILISATWLPFILKYLIKFIINSTFKNFFICIFSLSMALLGGYPGLFIIFFLLIFLIIVFEVTSKYDFNDSIKSKLIIPILKESILKYIYLGIGTVILSSVCVIPFVTNMSGITRGTLDNSTIYVNQLTPVGFLSMLVPNSNKYMPIIDPSMVSCYTGILIIFLIPIMLKLCSKRVTLYLSLSLLSIIMCFGNTTILYGISLKLIPPLSLQRFPTLWRIPFSVFLIASAGICMSNIAQSTERYKKIFSSYLKYIILGLFFAVVSYTFFFEGTFIKTKIGYDILNGLIITLILAILYSKLLSNFEKISSRIIVLCLVIFEVLSFNYSQLYYTIASNKLSDVTYISDGVKNRYDLPSYTSNIYLDNRYEAERSPYYSNREIIFNKKLDEEGYSPYIMKDSYNVNSYYYRYKLLQNPIFFLTNNTVSKEYSNTVMKDADLDNNVIFTDTTSGNTKNYSNTSASVKKVIHVYNENEIQRKNDKQTNISINFANTKRDKSKLYALYFENNISNSKIDFKYSLNDLTSSEASNSGTSGNLLSNTVIGFSNQIGGYVNCTNTKHYVILPQNFDIKYIKLTLENKNTALSNAKLVELNRETQNSNVKVDSFGNNDIKLTVNSNNNQYLVALQAYHKNWKAYDNGKEIPIYKTNMNFRSVKISKGVHNIEFKFQPTDFYLGFILTCLGYIISIVLIVLEYTGKLKFNHEEIK, from the coding sequence ATGACTACTAATAAGAAATGGTTAAAATACAATCTAATGGCATTTATTAGTATTTCGATATTGATGCTTATTAGCAATTATCAAATATTAAGATTTCATATTGTTATGATAGCCGATGCTGTTAATGGATCTTTACCTATAATTACTTTTATTTCAGATTCCATAAGACACTTTTCATTACCTCTATGGAATCCTATGCTTTATTATGGGTATCCAGAATACTCCCAACTAGGCTGTCCGAATATGTGGTATCCTATCGTCTTTTTATTATCTATATTTGTAAAAAATTCTATGCAAATAGTTAATCTAAGTTATGTAATACATAGAATATTAGCTGGATATTTTATGTATAGTTTTGTAAAGTACCTAATTGTCGAAAAAAATCTCAAAAAGAGTAAGGATGGCGCAGCTTTTATAATTTCACTTATATGTGGAATTTTTTATGCGTATTCGGGATTTTTTATATCAAATGCTCAACACGATATTATTTTAATAAGTGCAACTTGGTTACCATTTATATTAAAATATTTAATAAAATTTATTATTAACAGTACATTTAAAAATTTCTTCATTTGTATCTTCAGCTTGTCAATGGCACTATTAGGGGGATATCCAGGTTTATTCATAATCTTCTTCCTTCTTATTTTTTTAATAATTGTATTTGAAGTCACTTCAAAATACGATTTTAATGATTCAATAAAATCGAAACTTATTATTCCTATTCTAAAAGAATCTATACTCAAGTACATATATTTAGGAATAGGAACTGTAATTTTATCGTCAGTATGTGTAATCCCTTTTGTTACTAATATGTCTGGCATAACACGAGGAACTCTAGACAATTCCACCATATACGTAAATCAATTAACACCTGTTGGATTCTTATCAATGTTAGTTCCAAATTCCAACAAATACATGCCTATAATTGATCCCTCTATGGTTAGCTGCTATACTGGTATATTAATAATTTTCCTAATTCCGATAATGTTAAAATTATGTAGCAAAAGAGTAACTCTTTACTTATCATTAAGTTTATTAAGCATAATTATGTGCTTCGGTAATACAACCATTTTGTACGGAATTTCATTGAAACTTATACCTCCACTTAGCCTTCAAAGGTTTCCAACACTTTGGAGAATACCTTTTTCTGTGTTTTTAATTGCTTCAGCTGGAATTTGTATGTCAAATATAGCCCAAAGCACTGAACGTTATAAAAAAATATTCTCAAGTTATTTAAAATATATTATTTTAGGTTTATTTTTTGCTGTTGTCTCCTACACCTTCTTCTTTGAAGGAACCTTTATAAAAACCAAAATTGGCTATGATATACTAAACGGACTAATAATAACTCTAATTCTAGCTATTTTATATTCTAAATTATTAAGTAACTTTGAAAAAATTAGCTCAAGAATTATAGTATTATGCCTTGTTATTTTTGAGGTTTTAAGCTTTAACTATTCTCAACTGTATTATACAATTGCCAGCAACAAACTTTCAGATGTTACTTATATATCTGATGGTGTAAAAAATAGATATGATCTTCCTTCTTACACTTCAAATATATATTTAGATAACAGATATGAAGCAGAACGTTCACCTTATTATTCAAATAGGGAAATTATATTTAATAAAAAATTAGATGAAGAAGGCTACAGCCCATACATCATGAAAGATTCCTATAATGTTAATAGCTATTATTATAGATACAAATTACTCCAAAATCCAATATTTTTCTTGACTAATAATACTGTTAGCAAAGAATATTCAAATACTGTTATGAAGGATGCTGATTTAGACAATAATGTAATATTTACCGATACTACTAGTGGTAATACAAAGAATTACTCAAACACTTCAGCTTCAGTAAAAAAAGTTATTCATGTGTATAATGAAAATGAAATACAAAGAAAAAATGACAAACAAACAAATATAAGTATTAATTTTGCAAATACAAAAAGAGATAAAAGCAAATTGTATGCTTTATATTTTGAAAATAATATTTCAAATTCAAAAATCGACTTTAAATATTCATTAAATGATTTAACAAGTTCAGAAGCTAGTAATTCAGGTACTTCAGGAAATCTTCTTAGCAATACTGTTATTGGGTTTTCAAATCAAATTGGTGGATATGTAAATTGCACAAACACAAAACATTATGTGATTTTGCCTCAAAACTTTGATATAAAATATATTAAATTAACCTTAGAGAATAAAAACACGGCATTGTCAAATGCAAAATTAGTAGAATTAAATAGAGAAACTCAAAACTCAAATGTCAAGGTTGATTCATTTGGAAATAATGATATAAAGTTAACAGTAAACAGTAATAATAATCAATATTTAGTTGCACTTCAAGCATATCACAAAAATTGGAAAGCATATGATAACGGAAAAGAAATACCTATTTATAAAACAAATATGAATTTTAGATCAGTAAAAATCTCTAAAGGTGTTCATAATATTGAGTTCAAATTCCAGCCAACAGATTTTTATTTAGGATTTATTTTAACTTGCTTGGGTTATATAATCTCTATCGTTCTAATTGTTTTGGAATACACAGGAAAATTAAAATTTAATCATGAGGAGATAAAGTAA
- a CDS encoding polysaccharide deacetylase family protein produces the protein MENKKKYVTISMFIVFVLFILGFSFFSYNEKKANYAKEFSKVKQRNINLKKKEALLREKELKLYDEQSKNLRIPILMYHWIEDGKGDELKVSKEKFKSEMEIVKQSGYTPISFDELYEFMNNKKPFSIKPILITFDDGYEDNYVNAYPVLKELGFKATIFTITDLINTCPYLSDKEIVELSKNNIAVESHAASHSKLSLLSYDNQYSELKRSKERLEGILHKQEYYLAYPFGKYNKDTMEIAKKLGYRLAACTKEGNASLSDGFYELKRIYISNNYNLEQFRKIIN, from the coding sequence ATGGAAAATAAAAAAAAGTATGTTACAATTTCTATGTTTATAGTGTTTGTATTGTTTATATTAGGTTTTAGCTTTTTTTCATACAATGAAAAGAAGGCTAATTATGCTAAAGAATTTTCTAAGGTAAAGCAAAGAAATATTAATCTGAAAAAGAAAGAAGCTTTACTTAGAGAAAAGGAACTTAAGCTTTATGATGAACAGAGCAAGAACCTTAGAATTCCAATTTTAATGTATCATTGGATTGAGGATGGTAAAGGAGATGAACTTAAGGTTTCAAAAGAAAAGTTCAAGAGTGAAATGGAAATAGTGAAGCAAAGTGGATATACTCCTATAAGTTTTGATGAACTCTATGAATTTATGAATAATAAGAAACCTTTTTCTATAAAACCAATACTTATAACCTTTGATGATGGTTACGAAGATAATTATGTGAATGCATATCCTGTACTTAAGGAATTAGGGTTTAAGGCAACAATATTTACAATAACAGATTTAATAAATACGTGTCCATATCTTTCAGACAAAGAAATAGTGGAACTTTCAAAAAACAATATAGCTGTAGAATCACATGCAGCAAGTCACTCAAAGTTGTCTCTTTTATCCTATGACAATCAATATAGTGAATTAAAACGTTCAAAGGAAAGGCTTGAAGGTATTCTACATAAACAGGAGTATTATTTAGCTTACCCATTTGGAAAATATAATAAAGATACTATGGAGATAGCAAAGAAGCTTGGCTACAGATTAGCAGCATGTACTAAGGAGGGAAACGCATCTCTGTCAGATGGATTTTATGAACTTAAAAGAATATATATAAGTAATAATTATAATTTAGAACAGTTTAGAAAAATTATAAATTAA
- a CDS encoding glycosyltransferase family 2 protein: MDISIIIVNYNTEDLLRNCLNSIKETVENVEYEVIVTDNDSKDGSVKMMKNEFSWVKLIESKVNGGFAYANNLAIKQSSGKYIFLLNSDTVLLKDVIEKMIKYMNENKVVGLLGPKLLNRDMTHQTSVSGFPTFKREFYHIYKLKNILKIPLLKKVILGMSGKIGSKDVEQYMMNFKKIDQPREVQVLVGAALLVRREVIDKIGMLDERYFMYYEEIDFCYQASKAGFKAVYYPHGEIIHYIGQSSNKIKDITFYERYKSMIKYFRKNHGKFKEILVRINLVFGLTFRMIGNIILLPFKRDRYILSIIKIYFNTIKIGLGFDVNTLKRGE, translated from the coding sequence TTGGATATTTCAATTATTATAGTTAACTATAACACGGAAGATCTATTAAGAAATTGTCTTAATTCGATTAAAGAGACAGTGGAAAATGTTGAATATGAAGTCATAGTAACAGATAATGACTCAAAAGATGGCAGTGTTAAAATGATGAAAAATGAGTTCTCGTGGGTTAAACTCATAGAAAGTAAAGTTAATGGTGGATTTGCTTATGCAAATAATCTTGCTATAAAACAAAGTAGTGGAAAGTACATATTTTTACTTAATAGCGATACTGTTCTATTAAAAGATGTAATAGAGAAGATGATTAAATATATGAATGAAAATAAAGTAGTTGGTCTTTTGGGGCCGAAGCTTTTGAATAGAGATATGACACATCAGACTTCAGTTTCAGGTTTTCCGACCTTCAAAAGAGAATTCTATCATATATATAAGCTTAAAAATATACTTAAGATTCCTTTATTAAAAAAAGTGATTCTAGGTATGTCTGGGAAAATAGGTTCCAAAGATGTAGAGCAGTACATGATGAATTTTAAGAAGATAGATCAGCCACGTGAAGTACAGGTACTTGTTGGAGCTGCACTTCTTGTGAGGCGAGAAGTAATTGATAAAATAGGAATGTTAGATGAAAGATATTTTATGTATTATGAAGAAATAGATTTTTGTTATCAAGCAAGTAAAGCTGGGTTTAAAGCTGTCTACTATCCTCATGGGGAGATAATACACTATATCGGACAAAGTAGCAATAAAATAAAAGATATAACGTTTTATGAAAGATACAAAAGTATGATAAAATATTTTAGGAAAAATCACGGCAAATTTAAAGAAATATTGGTTAGAATTAATTTGGTTTTTGGACTTACATTTAGAATGATAGGAAATATTATTTTATTACCTTTTAAAAGGGATAGGTACATACTATCAATAATAAAAATATATTTTAATACTATAAAAATAGGTCTTGGGTTTGACGTAAATACTTTGAAAAGGGGAGAATAA
- the rfbD gene encoding dTDP-4-dehydrorhamnose reductase — protein MKILITGANGQLGREIQKQLKGRDVEVIPTDVQDLDITDVLAVNKFFEEKRPEVVINCAAHTAVDKCEEQYDLAYKINAIGPKNLAAAAYNVGAEIVQISTDYVFDGEAKAPICEFDEENPQSAYGKTKLEGEKFVKALNPKYYIVRTAWLYGDGNNFVKTMISLGKNHDELKVVHDQVGTPTSTVDLARVVLKLVDEKNYGTFHCTCKGVCSWYDFAVEIFRLTGIDVKVNPCTTEEFPRPAKRPKYSVLRNYMLELTTGDITRDWKESLKEYIELLQK, from the coding sequence ATGAAAATACTTATAACAGGAGCAAATGGCCAATTAGGAAGAGAAATACAAAAGCAATTAAAAGGAAGAGATGTAGAAGTTATACCTACAGATGTACAAGATTTAGATATAACTGATGTTTTGGCTGTAAATAAGTTTTTTGAAGAAAAAAGGCCAGAGGTTGTAATCAATTGTGCGGCTCATACTGCAGTAGATAAATGCGAGGAACAATATGATTTAGCCTACAAAATAAACGCTATAGGACCTAAAAATCTTGCAGCAGCAGCGTACAATGTTGGAGCTGAAATAGTGCAAATTTCAACAGATTATGTTTTTGACGGAGAAGCAAAAGCTCCTATATGCGAATTTGATGAAGAGAACCCTCAGTCAGCTTATGGAAAAACTAAGCTTGAAGGAGAAAAGTTTGTAAAAGCATTAAATCCTAAATATTACATAGTCAGAACAGCATGGCTTTATGGAGATGGAAATAATTTTGTTAAGACAATGATAAGTCTTGGAAAAAATCATGATGAACTTAAAGTTGTACATGACCAAGTTGGAACACCTACAAGCACAGTAGATTTAGCTAGGGTAGTACTTAAGCTAGTGGATGAGAAGAATTATGGAACATTCCATTGTACTTGTAAGGGGGTATGTTCTTGGTATGACTTTGCAGTAGAAATATTTAGATTAACAGGAATAGATGTAAAAGTAAATCCATGTACTACAGAAGAATTCCCAAGACCAGCTAAAAGGCCAAAATATTCAGTACTTAGAAATTATATGCTTGAGCTTACAACAGGAGATATAACAAGAGATTGGAAAGAATCTTTAAAGGAATATATAGAATTACTTCAAAAGTAA
- a CDS encoding glycosyltransferase — protein sequence MKYCVLYPEAKNVHLIKDVGMLAYKLNKLYNVDSCVACYNNDKYEYLESEVKGLKIHFIERKHKHFINIFKYLKKEARNIDVLQIFHVTFKSVVYAFLYKFFNKKGTIFLKLDCSNELVVKLQNLKFFERIILNSYFKKVDIIGVEQEDIFEKFQNILPTYKGKLLNVSNGLDFDKSIFEKDVDYSTKENIIITVGRIGSPEKSMDTLINAFKDINKEIRSNWKLIFVGPIDEKFKGYIKEFFSKYAGEKKYIEFKGPIYNRTELFEEYRKAKIFCLTSEYESFAFSLIEAGAFGDVIVSTDVGIASEIIKNSNGELIPFKDSKVLTEILTKMIKSNKLKIFGESTEKFVRKKYSWNKITEILYKKITEIRGKSVND from the coding sequence ATGAAATATTGTGTGCTTTATCCTGAAGCAAAGAATGTTCATTTAATAAAAGATGTAGGTATGCTTGCCTATAAGCTTAATAAACTTTACAATGTAGATTCATGTGTGGCATGTTATAATAATGATAAGTACGAGTATCTTGAAAGTGAAGTAAAAGGATTAAAAATTCATTTTATAGAAAGAAAGCATAAGCATTTTATAAATATATTTAAGTACTTAAAGAAAGAAGCAAGAAATATAGATGTGCTTCAAATATTTCATGTCACATTTAAGTCTGTTGTATATGCATTTTTATATAAATTTTTTAATAAGAAAGGTACCATATTCTTGAAATTAGATTGTTCTAATGAACTTGTAGTAAAACTTCAAAATTTAAAGTTTTTTGAAAGAATTATTTTAAATTCCTATTTTAAAAAAGTTGATATAATAGGAGTAGAACAGGAAGATATATTTGAAAAATTCCAAAATATACTTCCAACTTATAAAGGTAAATTGCTTAATGTTTCGAACGGATTGGATTTTGATAAATCAATTTTTGAAAAAGATGTTGATTATAGTACTAAGGAAAATATAATTATAACAGTAGGAAGAATAGGAAGTCCTGAAAAATCTATGGACACTCTTATAAATGCATTTAAAGACATTAATAAAGAAATTAGATCTAATTGGAAGCTTATATTTGTAGGACCTATTGATGAAAAGTTTAAGGGATATATCAAAGAATTTTTTTCAAAATATGCTGGTGAAAAAAAGTATATTGAATTTAAAGGACCGATTTATAATAGAACTGAGCTTTTTGAAGAGTATAGGAAGGCAAAAATATTTTGCTTAACATCTGAATATGAAAGTTTTGCTTTTTCATTAATTGAAGCTGGAGCATTTGGAGATGTAATAGTATCTACAGATGTTGGAATAGCTTCTGAAATAATTAAGAATAGTAATGGAGAATTGATTCCGTTTAAAGATTCAAAAGTACTTACTGAAATACTTACTAAAATGATAAAGAGTAATAAACTTAAAATATTTGGAGAAAGCACTGAAAAGTTTGTGAGAAAAAAGTATAGTTGGAACAAGATTACAGAGATTTTATATAAAAAGATAACTGAAATAAGAGGTAAGAGTGTAAATGATTAA
- a CDS encoding glycosyltransferase family 2 protein, giving the protein MLEYDLSVIILNYNAKKFLAPCINSIYDNTKEIKFEVILVDNKSTDNSAEFIKEKFVGKKDFVFIESKVNSGFAAGNNKAIKVSRGKAVLLLNPDTVVNGNVIGETYKCLMEDKKVGVAGCKVLNPDGTLQLACRRMIPTPKDAFYKIFGLSKIFKNNKKFTRYNLTYASPDDFIDVDSVSGSYLMMKKEVIEKIGYLDEEFFMYGEEMDWCLRARREGYVVRYCPVGTIIHYKGESSKQLSHKATYEFYRAMWIFYRKNNKRNLILDPVVWLGVKFLMMIALIKLVILPENRVGSKG; this is encoded by the coding sequence ATGTTAGAGTATGATCTAAGTGTGATAATATTAAATTATAATGCGAAAAAGTTCTTAGCACCTTGTATTAATTCTATATATGATAATACTAAAGAAATTAAATTTGAGGTTATTCTAGTAGATAATAAGTCTACAGATAATAGTGCGGAATTTATAAAAGAAAAATTTGTAGGCAAGAAAGACTTTGTTTTTATAGAAAGTAAAGTGAATAGTGGTTTTGCGGCTGGTAATAATAAAGCAATAAAAGTAAGCAGAGGTAAAGCAGTGCTTCTACTAAATCCAGATACGGTTGTTAATGGAAATGTAATTGGTGAAACTTATAAATGCCTTATGGAAGACAAGAAGGTTGGAGTTGCTGGTTGTAAGGTGTTAAATCCAGATGGTACACTTCAACTTGCATGTAGAAGGATGATACCAACGCCAAAAGATGCTTTTTATAAAATTTTTGGACTTAGTAAGATATTTAAGAACAATAAAAAGTTTACAAGGTATAATTTAACTTATGCATCACCTGATGACTTCATAGATGTAGATTCAGTGTCAGGTTCATATTTGATGATGAAAAAAGAGGTTATTGAAAAAATAGGTTATTTAGATGAAGAGTTTTTTATGTATGGAGAAGAGATGGATTGGTGTCTTCGTGCAAGGAGAGAAGGATATGTAGTTAGATATTGTCCCGTTGGAACTATAATTCATTATAAGGGAGAAAGCAGTAAACAACTTAGTCATAAGGCTACATATGAATTTTATAGGGCAATGTGGATATTTTATAGGAAAAACAATAAAAGAAATTTAATTCTTGATCCAGTTGTGTGGCTTGGAGTTAAATTTTTAATGATGATTGCACTAATAAAACTTGTAATTCTGCCTGAAAATAGAGTTGGATCAAAGGGTTAG
- a CDS encoding O-antigen ligase family protein yields the protein MNDSIKKINYLFICLFIFLNPLIPYNLKIHNNITISDMLLLIIFVLFLVEIISNRQKFKECFYIMLGDKTLFFLVLLFIVMMISVTYAKEKPLALEESLRFFSYIIMYIILSLGYKEEKNFKGFVFSFVASVTCTSIYGVFQKITGFGIPHQYDYKANGVTMVRIAGVFGNPNTLAAFMILAVFPIVMFAIFEKNLKKKAFYSILSVLVIYNAVLTGSRNSLIGLALGFCVLALIYSVKLIVPIVVLGGISMFIPQVMTRLKSINDKNLNEARIKLWKTALKMIKEHPMSGVGNGNYVANYDAYVKKYPELRYADYSRFPVHNSYLKIGSELGAFGEIFFIAAIINVFLKIYATYKKTNIKLKKSFYLGFIASTVAFLFMNFSDNLLFVPAITSFFWMFVAMADRH from the coding sequence ATGAATGATAGCATAAAAAAAATTAATTATTTATTTATATGTCTATTTATATTTTTAAATCCACTTATTCCTTACAATTTGAAAATACATAATAATATTACAATAAGCGATATGCTGCTGCTTATAATTTTTGTTTTGTTTTTAGTGGAGATTATAAGTAATAGACAAAAATTTAAAGAATGTTTTTATATAATGCTTGGTGATAAAACATTATTTTTCTTGGTACTTTTATTTATTGTAATGATGATTTCTGTAACGTATGCAAAAGAAAAGCCACTAGCACTAGAGGAGTCTTTAAGATTTTTTTCGTATATAATTATGTATATAATTTTATCTTTAGGATATAAAGAAGAAAAGAATTTTAAAGGATTTGTTTTTAGTTTTGTAGCATCGGTAACATGTACTAGTATATATGGAGTATTCCAGAAGATAACTGGATTTGGAATTCCGCATCAATATGATTATAAAGCCAACGGGGTAACAATGGTAAGAATTGCAGGAGTTTTTGGAAATCCTAATACCTTGGCGGCATTTATGATTTTAGCCGTTTTCCCTATTGTTATGTTTGCAATTTTTGAGAAGAATTTAAAAAAGAAAGCATTTTATAGTATTCTTTCTGTTTTAGTTATATATAATGCTGTTTTAACAGGATCTAGAAATTCCCTTATAGGATTAGCATTAGGTTTTTGTGTTTTGGCTTTAATTTATAGTGTAAAGTTGATAGTACCAATAGTCGTATTAGGTGGAATTTCAATGTTTATTCCCCAAGTAATGACAAGACTTAAGTCAATAAATGATAAAAACTTAAATGAAGCAAGAATAAAGCTTTGGAAGACTGCATTAAAAATGATAAAGGAACATCCTATGTCAGGTGTTGGAAATGGAAATTATGTTGCAAATTACGATGCTTATGTGAAAAAATATCCGGAGCTTAGATATGCTGATTATTCTAGATTTCCTGTGCATAATTCATATTTGAAAATAGGATCGGAGCTTGGAGCTTTTGGAGAAATATTTTTTATAGCAGCTATTATTAATGTGTTTTTGAAAATTTATGCTACATATAAAAAGACAAATATAAAGCTTAAAAAGTCATTCTATTTAGGTTTTATTGCATCCACTGTCGCATTTTTGTTTATGAATTTCTCAGATAATCTTTTATTTGTTCCTGCAATTACTTCTTTTTTCTGGATGTTTGTTGCAATGGCTGATAGACACTAA
- a CDS encoding WecB/TagA/CpsF family glycosyltransferase, with amino-acid sequence MKFLNTNIDNVNMKEAVEIIDGFINDGKYHYVVTPNVDHIVRLEKDEEFKKVYDNADLILTDGMPLVWISKWLKTPVKEKVSGSDLFPTVCKLAAEKEYTVFILGAAEGVAFKAGENLKNKYKGLKIAGTYSPSFGFEKKPDEIEYIIKMINDIKPDILAVGVSAPKQEKFVAKYKDELKVPVSLAIGASIDIEAGNLKRAPVWMQKAGLEWFYRMFKQPKKIFKRVFIDDLKIIGIYSKYRTLN; translated from the coding sequence ATGAAGTTTTTAAATACAAATATAGATAATGTTAATATGAAAGAAGCAGTTGAAATAATAGATGGATTTATAAATGATGGCAAATATCACTATGTAGTTACTCCTAATGTGGATCATATTGTAAGACTTGAAAAAGATGAAGAATTTAAAAAAGTTTATGATAATGCTGATTTAATTCTAACTGATGGAATGCCTTTAGTTTGGATTTCTAAGTGGCTCAAAACACCAGTAAAAGAGAAGGTATCTGGTTCTGATTTGTTTCCAACAGTTTGTAAACTAGCTGCTGAAAAGGAATATACAGTATTTATTTTAGGCGCGGCAGAAGGAGTTGCATTTAAGGCAGGAGAGAACCTTAAGAATAAATACAAAGGACTTAAAATAGCAGGAACTTACTCACCAAGTTTTGGCTTCGAAAAAAAACCAGATGAAATAGAATATATTATAAAAATGATAAATGATATAAAACCAGATATATTAGCAGTAGGGGTAAGTGCTCCTAAACAAGAAAAATTTGTAGCTAAATATAAAGATGAGCTTAAAGTGCCCGTATCTTTAGCAATAGGAGCTTCTATAGATATAGAGGCTGGGAATTTAAAAAGAGCACCTGTATGGATGCAAAAAGCTGGTCTTGAATGGTTCTATAGGATGTTTAAGCAACCTAAAAAGATATTTAAAAGAGTTTTTATTGATGATTTGAAAATAATAGGAATATATTCTAAATACAGAACTTTAAATTAG
- a CDS encoding flippase — protein sequence MNKVAKNFFSMGFSTLVAQFFTFFTGTYAAHVLGKSGFGDITTVQAILLYFSIVVLFGLQTYGTREISKNKDNIKDIVGEITLFRIIVFLISFLIILLLAVVLSFNSKSIAWLLVLYSVTLLPNALCIDWVYNGIQEMKYNAVYNVLKSLIPFILIVLFLKNPSQINYYAIFTVVGLLIATIYQFYVYFFREKLKVNLKISLKGIKKYSVYGWPFLVAGVLATINVNVDRIVIRFSWGSSIAGIYASAYYVISFLTNIVTIIFGVVFPLMIRYFNEKDTTALGDLIKNVSKVIIAVIVPIVFGGIILSKEIIILLFGNTYESAYMPFSILLIYSLILFIREIYAYGLNAFNMEKKYLKAVVVSSLFNLIVNLILTPKFGMNVAALITVISEVITILIMKYYSDKVIKVSKYTLFLKILVPCMAMSLVTYILKYFNVNIIFNIVISALIYLVFIILFRYFTVADIKKFAVRKS from the coding sequence ATGAATAAAGTAGCTAAAAATTTCTTTTCAATGGGTTTTTCCACTCTGGTAGCACAATTTTTTACTTTTTTTACAGGTACTTATGCGGCACATGTATTGGGAAAATCAGGTTTTGGAGATATAACAACAGTACAGGCTATTTTACTGTACTTTTCCATTGTTGTATTATTTGGTCTTCAAACTTATGGAACAAGAGAAATTTCTAAAAATAAAGATAATATTAAAGATATTGTTGGAGAAATAACACTTTTTAGAATAATAGTCTTTTTAATTAGTTTTCTTATTATATTACTATTAGCTGTAGTTTTGTCTTTCAATTCTAAAAGTATAGCTTGGTTATTGGTTTTGTATAGTGTAACGCTTCTACCAAATGCATTATGCATAGACTGGGTTTATAATGGTATTCAAGAAATGAAATATAATGCAGTATATAATGTGTTAAAAAGCCTAATACCATTTATTTTAATAGTTTTGTTCTTAAAAAATCCATCCCAGATTAATTATTATGCTATTTTTACAGTAGTGGGACTTTTAATTGCAACTATTTATCAGTTTTATGTGTATTTTTTTAGAGAAAAGTTAAAAGTTAATTTGAAAATAAGCCTTAAAGGAATAAAGAAGTATTCTGTATATGGCTGGCCGTTTTTAGTAGCAGGTGTTCTTGCAACAATAAATGTCAATGTTGATAGAATTGTAATAAGATTTTCTTGGGGAAGTTCTATTGCAGGAATATATGCATCGGCATATTATGTAATATCGTTTTTAACAAATATTGTGACTATAATATTTGGAGTAGTGTTTCCACTTATGATAAGGTATTTTAATGAAAAAGACACCACTGCTTTAGGTGATTTAATTAAGAATGTTTCAAAAGTAATAATAGCAGTAATTGTTCCTATAGTTTTTGGTGGAATCATTTTATCAAAGGAAATAATAATATTGTTATTTGGAAATACCTATGAAAGTGCATATATGCCATTTTCAATACTTTTAATATATAGTCTTATATTGTTCATTAGAGAGATATATGCATATGGACTAAATGCCTTTAATATGGAAAAAAAATATTTAAAAGCAGTAGTTGTATCATCTTTGTTCAATCTAATTGTAAATTTGATTCTTACACCTAAATTTGGTATGAATGTGGCAGCGTTAATTACTGTTATATCTGAAGTTATTACTATTTTAATTATGAAATATTATTCGGATAAAGTAATTAAAGTTTCAAAGTACACATTATTTTTAAAAATATTAGTTCCATGTATGGCAATGTCTTTAGTTACATATATATTGAAATATTTTAATGTGAATATTATTTTTAATATAGTAATAAGTGCGCTTATTTATTTGGTTTTTATTATCTTATTTAGATATTTTACAGTTGCGGATATAAAAAAATTTGCTGTGAGAAAGAGTTGA